The Calditerrivibrio nitroreducens DSM 19672 genome window below encodes:
- a CDS encoding HlyD family secretion protein, whose amino-acid sequence MKKILTLLFIVVLTISCTKNDNKIVISGRIEADEINLSFKYPGMIEEINFSEGDFILKDTILAKIKANDIKAQINRSKLEENTVSTALDAKYLQYQSALNRLEQLKIKKQFLNDSINNEILMAENNVKNADHKLKIDKINIQKAMANYEKVKNDYERFKVLYNENAIPKQKFDEIETLHKISKDDLSLAEESLKISEKNYLSAQNSLAISKARKKEIEAIEKEIKAAEKDIGIIKKEIDITSLNKLKTIEVTNELTSHMDDTTIKAPNNLIITRKFFQKGEIIAAGQSLAVGYNPEEIYFRGFIPEPLLGKIKLNMEGELKIDSYPDKSFKGKITFINSRSEFTPKDVQTPQERVKQVFLIKAKIDHNENILKPGMPADFIIKTE is encoded by the coding sequence ATGAAAAAGATTTTGACATTACTTTTTATAGTTGTTTTAACCATATCCTGTACAAAAAATGATAACAAAATAGTTATAAGCGGCAGAATTGAAGCTGATGAGATAAATCTTTCCTTTAAGTACCCCGGGATGATTGAGGAGATAAATTTTTCTGAAGGGGATTTTATATTAAAAGATACCATTCTGGCCAAGATAAAGGCAAATGATATCAAAGCTCAGATTAATAGATCAAAGCTTGAAGAAAACACCGTTTCAACCGCTTTGGACGCAAAATACCTCCAATATCAATCCGCATTAAACAGACTCGAACAATTAAAGATAAAAAAGCAGTTTCTCAACGATAGCATAAACAATGAAATTCTCATGGCCGAAAACAACGTTAAAAATGCGGATCACAAGTTGAAAATAGATAAGATAAATATTCAAAAAGCAATGGCAAATTATGAAAAAGTCAAAAACGATTATGAACGTTTTAAAGTATTATACAATGAAAATGCCATACCGAAACAGAAATTTGATGAAATAGAAACCCTCCATAAGATTTCAAAAGATGATCTTTCCCTTGCTGAGGAATCCCTCAAGATCTCAGAAAAGAATTATCTATCAGCCCAAAATAGTCTTGCAATATCAAAAGCAAGAAAGAAGGAGATCGAGGCGATAGAAAAAGAGATAAAGGCGGCGGAAAAAGATATCGGAATTATAAAAAAAGAAATAGATATCACATCTTTGAATAAACTTAAAACTATAGAAGTAACAAATGAGTTAACCAGTCATATGGATGATACTACAATCAAAGCCCCGAATAATCTAATAATAACAAGAAAATTCTTTCAGAAAGGGGAGATCATAGCCGCAGGACAATCTCTGGCGGTGGGATACAATCCAGAGGAAATATATTTTAGAGGTTTTATTCCTGAACCACTATTAGGAAAGATAAAGCTGAACATGGAAGGGGAGTTGAAGATCGACTCCTATCCCGATAAAAGTTTCAAAGGGAAGATTACATTTATAAATAGTCGTTCCGAGTTTACTCCAAAAGATGTACAGACACCGCAGGAGAGAGTTAAGCAGGTATTTCTCATAAAAGCGAAGATCGATCACAACGAAAATATACTAAAACCTGGTATGCCCGCAGATTTTATAATCAAGACAGAATGA
- a CDS encoding CHAD domain-containing protein produces MKEYLGNQLDTILNLVENVINYDKQEALHDFRVALRRFLTVFNIIVKVQEPPVSIQQSVNLFKNIRSSSNKLRDLEVLKENILNHNFDTEFGEKGKSNLLIIIDRKIHKEHEELLEILLNANLEETVKNFREYISNLQIQIDLSSYIKKFSKRIKKAFSEDPNDDTIHMIRVNFKKIRYIIEMTKNDDDIINSIKNLQDLLGRYNDLRIGISILNTIPEEKIVMNKSYLYVVGYLEASFLYKKLELRRKVFENSNKLIKLIKNYNRPFTH; encoded by the coding sequence ATGAAAGAATATCTTGGAAACCAGCTGGATACGATCCTTAATCTGGTTGAAAATGTAATTAATTACGACAAACAGGAAGCTCTCCACGATTTTAGGGTGGCTTTGAGGAGATTCCTTACAGTATTTAATATCATAGTAAAAGTTCAAGAACCACCTGTAAGTATCCAGCAATCAGTTAATCTATTTAAAAATATAAGATCCTCATCAAATAAACTCAGGGATCTGGAGGTTTTGAAAGAAAATATACTAAACCACAATTTCGACACAGAATTTGGTGAAAAAGGGAAATCAAATCTACTTATTATCATTGACAGAAAGATTCATAAAGAACACGAGGAGCTTTTAGAGATACTTTTGAATGCAAATCTCGAAGAGACTGTGAAAAATTTTAGAGAATACATATCCAATCTACAGATTCAGATAGATTTATCCTCCTACATTAAAAAATTTTCAAAAAGAATTAAAAAAGCTTTCTCCGAAGACCCCAATGATGATACAATCCATATGATTAGAGTAAATTTTAAAAAGATAAGGTACATAATTGAAATGACAAAAAACGATGATGATATTATCAATTCAATTAAAAATCTGCAAGATCTACTCGGAAGATACAACGATCTTAGAATAGGAATCTCAATCTTAAATACAATACCAGAAGAAAAGATAGTAATGAATAAGAGCTACTTATACGTTGTAGGATATTTAGAAGCCTCTTTTTTATATAAAAAATTAGAGCTTCGTAGGAAAGTTTTTGAAAATTCTAACAAGTTAATAAAATTAATAAAAAACTATAACCGCCCTTTTACTCATTGA
- a CDS encoding SixA phosphatase family protein, whose protein sequence is MKVYFIRHAIAMEREEWKDDDLKRPLTKDGIKKFKSFFKKISRSLKKPDLLIASEAERSIATAKIIARIYDIDYKIDNRINPGADIMQYKLLLDEMADNNINSVAIVGHEPDLSNFISFYIAETALSLKLKKGAIVYVKDKVLYGLIQPDLI, encoded by the coding sequence ATGAAAGTTTACTTTATAAGACATGCCATCGCAATGGAAAGGGAAGAATGGAAGGATGATGATCTAAAAAGACCTTTAACAAAGGATGGTATAAAAAAATTCAAATCTTTTTTTAAAAAAATATCCAGAAGTCTGAAAAAACCGGATCTTTTAATCGCTTCAGAAGCAGAAAGAAGTATTGCCACAGCAAAAATAATCGCCAGGATCTATGATATAGACTACAAAATAGACAATAGAATCAATCCAGGTGCGGATATTATGCAATATAAACTTCTCCTGGATGAAATGGCAGACAATAATATCAATTCAGTAGCTATCGTGGGGCACGAACCGGATCTGTCAAACTTCATCTCTTTCTACATTGCAGAAACTGCTCTGAGTTTGAAACTAAAAAAAGGTGCCATAGTATATGTAAAAGACAAAGTATTATATGGCCTGATACAGCCAGATTTAATATGA
- a CDS encoding MATE family efflux transporter yields MINFTKKLEYHKIEAKRIFYIAFPIIIASVSHLLIGFTDNVMAGRYSSNDLAGVSVGSAIWLPLTLFFMAVLSSTTPLMSVEIGKDGGKTNGTIYKTALITAIITGVTLFIILHLITIILKNFLVDNQTFNITRRYLTYVSFALPGFLIFQVLRSVFESIGKTSAIMISSFIGMILNIPLNYIFIYGKLGIPEMGGSGCGVATSISTYIMVFIIYFFLKKGNLVRNGDFSFLEVRKIVKLGLPLGISTFLEAFIFSFGSIILAPLGSLVVASHQIALNFISTIFMIPLSLGIAISVRISHRYGENNLILSTIAWKTGLFIVIAISSLLSLLMYLFLDTIIGLYTKDQHLIQLTRPLMILAISFHIIDAFQVAANNSLKGYHNTKYPMWVVFFSYWIIALPLSYIMIYRFNMGAFGFWISLIVGIIMAAILLGYKLVKEYNFKNM; encoded by the coding sequence ATAATAAATTTTACAAAAAAACTTGAATATCACAAGATAGAAGCCAAAAGGATTTTTTACATAGCTTTCCCGATAATCATAGCCTCTGTGTCCCATTTACTGATCGGTTTTACAGATAATGTAATGGCGGGTAGATACTCAAGCAATGACCTTGCCGGTGTATCTGTGGGATCAGCGATATGGCTACCACTGACACTTTTTTTTATGGCTGTTTTAAGCAGTACCACGCCCCTTATGTCTGTCGAAATAGGGAAAGATGGTGGGAAAACCAATGGGACTATTTACAAAACCGCATTAATAACTGCCATCATCACAGGGGTAACCCTTTTTATAATCTTACATTTAATAACGATAATATTAAAAAATTTTTTGGTAGATAACCAGACGTTTAATATAACCAGAAGATATCTTACATACGTTTCATTTGCCCTTCCGGGTTTTCTGATTTTCCAGGTTTTAAGATCTGTGTTTGAATCGATAGGTAAAACATCCGCAATAATGATTAGCAGTTTCATTGGGATGATATTAAATATACCATTAAACTACATTTTTATCTACGGAAAACTGGGGATACCAGAAATGGGGGGCTCAGGCTGTGGTGTAGCCACATCTATTTCCACTTATATTATGGTTTTTATTATTTATTTTTTCCTTAAAAAAGGTAACCTTGTTAGAAATGGTGATTTTTCATTTTTAGAAGTAAGAAAAATCGTAAAACTCGGTCTACCATTAGGGATTTCAACATTTCTGGAAGCATTCATATTTAGCTTTGGAAGCATAATCTTAGCACCACTTGGATCTTTAGTGGTGGCTTCACACCAGATAGCTTTAAATTTTATATCGACAATTTTTATGATACCTTTAAGTCTTGGTATTGCGATATCTGTAAGAATAAGCCATAGATATGGTGAAAACAACCTAATATTATCCACTATCGCATGGAAAACAGGACTTTTTATTGTAATTGCAATCTCATCTCTGTTATCGCTTCTGATGTATCTATTTCTGGATACAATAATAGGTCTATACACAAAAGACCAACATCTTATTCAATTAACAAGACCCCTTATGATACTGGCTATTTCCTTTCACATTATCGATGCGTTTCAGGTGGCAGCCAACAATAGCCTTAAAGGGTATCACAACACTAAATACCCAATGTGGGTGGTATTTTTCTCATATTGGATTATAGCACTTCCTTTATCTTACATAATGATATACCGTTTTAATATGGGGGCATTCGGTTTCTGGATTTCGCTTATTGTGGGTATCATAATGGCAGCGATCCTTTTGGGGTATAAGCTTGTAAAAGAGTATAATTTCAAAAATATGTAA
- a CDS encoding DJ-1/PfpI family protein, translating to MAAKKILMIVGDYVEDYECMVPYQILLTIGHSVDVVCPGKKPGDVVKTAVHDFEGDQTYSEKRGHNFAITFNFDDVKVDNYDGLVIPGGRAPEYLRLNSRVIEIVKEFANKKKPIASICHGQQILVAADVLNGITCTAYPAVMPDVVKAGAKWEEVNNTFTNAVVSGNFVTAPAWPAHPEWMRKFLELLGTKIEL from the coding sequence ATGGCGGCTAAAAAGATTTTGATGATTGTTGGGGATTATGTTGAAGATTACGAATGTATGGTACCTTACCAGATCCTTTTGACAATTGGTCACTCAGTGGATGTTGTGTGTCCTGGTAAAAAGCCTGGTGATGTTGTAAAAACAGCAGTTCATGATTTTGAAGGGGATCAAACATATTCTGAAAAGAGGGGACACAATTTTGCCATAACTTTTAACTTTGATGATGTTAAAGTGGACAATTATGATGGACTTGTAATCCCTGGTGGTAGGGCACCAGAATATCTCAGGCTGAATAGCAGGGTGATAGAAATAGTAAAAGAGTTTGCAAACAAGAAGAAGCCGATTGCTTCCATATGTCATGGTCAACAGATTTTGGTGGCGGCGGATGTTTTAAATGGTATAACCTGTACGGCGTATCCTGCTGTTATGCCGGATGTTGTAAAAGCGGGAGCTAAATGGGAGGAAGTAAATAACACATTCACCAATGCAGTAGTTAGCGGTAATTTTGTTACTGCACCGGCCTGGCCAGCCCACCCGGAATGGATGAGGAAGTTTTTAGAACTTCTGGGTACAAAGATAGAGCTTTAA
- a CDS encoding Crp/Fnr family transcriptional regulator yields METNDLAPINIKINEKVIEHLMSFGTKQTYESSQFIFKEDEESDDVYIIIEGEVEVLTYDYKGSLVRIALLDKGCIFGEMSIFLKNKRSASIRPIKTTEVLKMTRKQFLESITKIPAFTLNLMNILTTRLYSMNKRFVNLNHYKIYNSIAIFLRYNYIAKKIPNPIKLSPKDIAEKVGLSLNDFLKGLMYLEREKVISNLNTDDILNVSFAVSADNLDNFIEKIAYQQI; encoded by the coding sequence ATGGAGACAAACGATCTTGCCCCTATCAATATTAAAATAAATGAGAAAGTAATTGAACATTTGATGAGCTTTGGTACAAAACAAACATATGAATCATCCCAATTCATATTTAAAGAAGATGAAGAATCTGATGATGTGTATATTATTATTGAAGGTGAAGTGGAGGTACTCACTTACGACTATAAAGGTTCTCTTGTACGTATAGCCCTTCTGGATAAAGGGTGTATCTTTGGGGAGATGAGTATCTTTTTAAAAAACAAAAGATCTGCTTCCATAAGACCCATCAAAACCACAGAAGTCCTTAAAATGACAAGGAAACAGTTTCTGGAATCCATCACAAAAATACCGGCTTTCACATTGAATCTCATGAATATACTTACCACCAGACTCTATTCTATGAATAAACGTTTTGTAAATTTGAATCATTATAAAATATATAACTCGATAGCAATATTTCTAAGATATAATTATATAGCCAAAAAGATACCAAACCCTATAAAATTAAGTCCAAAAGATATAGCGGAAAAGGTTGGTTTATCATTAAATGACTTCTTAAAAGGCTTAATGTATCTTGAAAGGGAAAAAGTAATATCAAACCTTAATACGGATGATATATTAAATGTAAGTTTTGCGGTAAGTGCCGATAATTTGGACAACTTTATAGAAAAAATAGCATACCAGCAGATATAG
- a CDS encoding transglutaminaseTgpA domain-containing protein produces the protein MKIRRLIDLGITSIVILSLISVIKYVSFLYFLPLISAILFNLFSTKTLNRHILTAVAILLTIFIALNTTLNTLVNNLMNVIVIFISIKLLEEKRYRDYMQIITLSIFLITSSALLSINMIFLFYIITSIFLVNFLIILLTIYDNAPECNLKREELKEIFRKTAIIPLVSIPFAILLFFIIPRTSTPLFDFLGREDVAKTGFTSKIGLGEVSTIQETETIAFRAIMKEVDPSKLYWRGVVFDIYRDGSWQSSNKTSRINFNIKGGESISYEIYFEPTYDKYLITLDKPVDLQFQGTMIKTENLEFLTTNVVSRKIYYKGRSILTESFLDIDSDITHSEDKKGITEPIFALAKSLKKENEFDTINNILKYLKENYRYSLTDLPTGKSPIEEFLFRHKKGNCEYFASAMALLLRGNDIPARLVGGFIGGYYNKNAGYYAVSNKNAHVWVEALVNNRWIRIDPTPADLSNFTQRNLLSLKMKYKIYLDYISFYWTKFIINYDLQTQMELAVKFTTNLKTVKVKPDKITIYTLITITSLFLTSFFFVKYRRKTPSYFIDKFYKILSEKGVKTDPTIPIMKNIDKIDDERLKEESKKFAEEFNKMLFKNGKIEKNTLQLILKNIKRL, from the coding sequence ATGAAAATTAGAAGGTTAATAGACTTAGGGATCACATCTATTGTAATCTTATCTCTTATCTCCGTGATAAAGTATGTTAGTTTTCTATACTTTTTACCCTTAATATCCGCCATCCTGTTTAATTTATTTTCAACAAAAACTTTAAATAGGCATATATTAACAGCTGTTGCCATTTTACTCACAATTTTCATAGCCTTGAATACCACCCTTAATACACTTGTGAATAATCTAATGAATGTAATAGTAATCTTCATATCCATCAAATTGTTGGAAGAAAAGCGATATAGAGACTACATGCAGATCATCACCCTATCGATTTTTCTTATCACATCATCCGCACTTCTTAGTATAAATATGATATTTTTATTTTATATCATTACCTCGATTTTTTTAGTTAATTTCCTCATCATACTCCTTACGATATATGACAATGCCCCCGAATGCAACCTCAAAAGAGAAGAATTAAAAGAGATCTTCCGAAAAACTGCAATAATACCCCTCGTTTCAATACCCTTTGCCATACTACTATTTTTTATAATACCCAGAACAAGTACCCCACTATTCGATTTTCTGGGCAGAGAGGATGTTGCCAAAACCGGCTTTACTTCAAAGATAGGCCTGGGAGAGGTATCAACAATTCAGGAAACCGAAACAATAGCATTTCGGGCAATAATGAAAGAGGTAGATCCATCTAAACTTTATTGGAGAGGAGTTGTCTTTGATATTTACAGAGATGGCAGCTGGCAATCTTCAAATAAAACTAGTAGAATAAACTTTAACATAAAAGGTGGGGAGTCGATATCATACGAAATCTATTTTGAGCCAACATACGATAAATACCTCATCACATTGGATAAACCTGTGGATTTACAATTCCAGGGTACTATGATAAAAACCGAAAATCTCGAATTTTTGACCACAAACGTGGTATCCAGAAAGATATACTATAAAGGTAGATCTATTCTAACGGAAAGCTTTTTGGATATAGATTCAGATATCACTCATTCCGAAGATAAAAAAGGGATTACAGAGCCGATATTTGCACTTGCCAAAAGTCTTAAAAAAGAAAACGAGTTTGACACGATAAATAATATATTAAAATACCTTAAAGAAAACTACCGATACTCCCTTACTGACCTACCCACAGGCAAATCCCCTATAGAAGAGTTCTTATTCAGACATAAAAAAGGGAATTGTGAGTATTTTGCATCAGCAATGGCACTACTCTTGAGGGGAAATGATATACCCGCAAGGCTTGTGGGGGGGTTTATAGGTGGATATTACAATAAAAACGCAGGATATTACGCCGTATCAAATAAAAATGCCCACGTCTGGGTGGAAGCTCTGGTCAATAACAGATGGATAAGGATCGACCCAACTCCGGCAGATTTAAGTAACTTCACCCAGAGAAATCTTCTTTCCCTGAAGATGAAATATAAAATCTATCTGGACTATATTTCGTTTTACTGGACAAAATTTATCATAAATTATGATCTCCAGACACAAATGGAATTAGCAGTTAAATTCACCACTAATTTAAAAACAGTTAAAGTAAAACCTGATAAAATCACCATCTATACATTAATAACTATTACTTCGTTATTTTTAACATCTTTTTTCTTTGTAAAATATAGACGTAAAACTCCATCATACTTTATTGACAAATTTTATAAAATTCTCTCAGAAAAAGGGGTCAAGACAGATCCAACTATACCGATAATGAAAAATATAGATAAAATCGATGATGAAAGATTGAAAGAAGAATCGAAAAAATTTGCGGAAGAATTCAACAAAATGCTATTTAAAAATGGTAAAATAGAAAAAAATACTTTACAATTGATATTGAAAAATATTAAAAGACTCTAA
- a CDS encoding DUF58 domain-containing protein, whose protein sequence is MGIRFTKAGVIYILLTIFMGFSAINTNNNLVFLVVSFMLAIMGISGFLGKANIEKLNIRIYPIEDPFAKRGSRFLLEINNSKKYLPSILLKTNIKEHEATSIILKPLSSIRQETILKFDRRGKVLLGDAMVSSPIPFNFFVRYKKYPINEEIVVFPEIGEKSFFNLNKNSDQDTSSTNDKVTMKLEELSNIRSYSNDPAKRIFWKQFAKTGELYTKEYTGDDSESLRLHFEDILKLYPLEEAIRIATKTILEAYNNSIPLTFIITNETYNVKTDADKRSALKRLALYEN, encoded by the coding sequence ATGGGTATTAGATTTACAAAGGCTGGGGTGATATACATTTTACTTACAATATTCATGGGTTTTTCCGCCATAAATACAAACAACAATCTGGTATTTCTGGTGGTATCTTTTATGCTTGCCATAATGGGTATATCCGGTTTTTTAGGTAAGGCAAATATAGAAAAATTAAATATCAGAATATACCCCATAGAAGACCCCTTTGCAAAAAGGGGTTCAAGATTTTTACTCGAAATCAACAATAGCAAAAAATATCTTCCATCGATACTTCTGAAAACTAATATAAAAGAACATGAAGCAACATCCATCATCTTAAAACCTTTGTCATCCATCAGGCAGGAAACCATTTTAAAATTTGACAGGAGAGGGAAAGTGTTACTTGGTGATGCTATGGTAAGCTCCCCCATCCCCTTTAATTTTTTTGTCAGGTATAAAAAATACCCCATCAATGAAGAGATAGTAGTTTTTCCGGAGATTGGAGAAAAAAGTTTTTTTAATCTTAACAAAAACTCAGATCAGGATACAAGCTCAACCAATGATAAGGTAACGATGAAATTGGAAGAATTAAGTAACATACGCAGTTATAGTAATGACCCCGCCAAAAGGATCTTTTGGAAGCAGTTTGCCAAAACCGGTGAATTATACACCAAAGAATACACTGGTGATGATTCTGAATCCTTGAGGTTGCATTTTGAAGATATCTTAAAACTTTACCCATTGGAAGAAGCAATCAGGATAGCCACCAAAACGATATTGGAAGCTTATAACAATTCCATTCCTCTTACCTTCATCATCACCAACGAAACTTACAATGTTAAAACGGATGCTGATAAAAGATCTGCCTTGAAGAGGCTTGCCCTTTATGAAAATTAG
- a CDS encoding AAA family ATPase, protein MEKYQNLIHQLFDYYQKYLQGKEKAIKLTIISFLSRGHVLIEDNPGLGKTTLAIAIAKSMGLTFGRIQCTNDLLPTDVTGLNIFNKEKNEFEFKKGPIFNNIVLIDEINRATPKTQSALLEAMGEKQVTVEGSTYNLPQPFFVIATQNPSESFGTFPLPESQLDRFLMKISIGYPRREEELDILRGGSSRKGIYESKSVISSEDVLEMIQYIKTHITVKDNILEYIMDLVDKTRNHPQIAIGLSTRAALSIVNAARSSAFINGRDYVIPEDILDYYQYTMLHRMTFKERLTSSEKLDIITSMVKSTKLPYA, encoded by the coding sequence ATGGAAAAATACCAAAACCTTATCCATCAGCTTTTTGACTATTATCAAAAATACCTCCAGGGGAAAGAGAAAGCAATAAAACTAACCATAATTTCTTTTCTCAGCAGAGGACATGTTTTGATCGAGGATAATCCCGGTCTGGGTAAAACTACTCTTGCAATAGCCATAGCCAAATCGATGGGACTCACATTCGGAAGGATACAGTGTACAAATGATCTACTACCCACCGATGTCACCGGACTTAACATTTTTAATAAGGAAAAAAATGAGTTTGAATTCAAAAAAGGACCTATATTCAACAATATAGTTTTAATAGATGAGATAAATAGAGCCACACCCAAAACCCAGAGTGCACTACTGGAAGCTATGGGTGAAAAACAGGTTACAGTTGAGGGATCAACCTACAATCTTCCCCAACCTTTCTTTGTGATCGCCACCCAAAACCCTTCTGAATCTTTCGGCACATTTCCATTACCAGAGTCTCAGCTCGATCGTTTTCTGATGAAGATTAGCATCGGATACCCAAGAAGGGAGGAGGAATTGGATATTTTAAGGGGTGGTAGTTCCAGAAAAGGGATTTATGAATCTAAGTCGGTGATTTCAAGTGAGGATGTACTGGAGATGATACAATATATCAAAACTCATATCACTGTTAAAGATAATATTTTGGAATATATCATGGATCTGGTGGATAAAACAAGAAATCATCCCCAGATAGCAATAGGTCTTTCCACAAGAGCTGCACTCTCCATAGTAAATGCAGCCAGAAGTTCAGCTTTTATAAATGGCAGAGACTACGTTATACCTGAAGACATATTAGACTATTACCAGTACACAATGCTTCATAGGATGACTTTTAAAGAACGATTAACATCTTCCGAAAAACTTGATATCATCACATCTATGGTAAAATCCACTAAACTTCCGTATGCTTAA
- a CDS encoding NAD(P)/FAD-dependent oxidoreductase gives MKKILVLGGGFGGLTAITKLKRYAGKLFDVTLIDKNNYSLFTPMLPEVVSGNVTPDNIVFPLREITKKNNSNFIRDTVLYVDRENKLVKCEKGEYHYDYLIIATGSTTNFRGNKTAEEHCFEYKSISDGIALKYFLIELLEAAVSTPKEERRRILSFSIIGGGITGVELACELVDFIKLKIKKDYSSISYDDFEVTIFEYAKNILPAIDESQSIKAQQYVEEKGIKIINNASVDRVSDGVIYYNQNGEVKEHLTNIIVWTAGVKAQDFLKSVSNERLPDGRIKVNKNLTPVDAQNDGIFVIGDSSAYEYKGKVLPPVAPLAMQQATIAVKNILNLENGFPLQDFKYIHFGYLVSLGKNNSVVNLFGLKFRGAFAYILWKLVYIYKIGMLRKQLGVFFDWVMVTLFGNEASLIMNVEGCPGGVLKSINGYTIKVNVENCKRCSHCVIDVTGKITCGIKR, from the coding sequence ATGAAAAAGATTTTGGTGTTGGGTGGTGGCTTTGGTGGACTTACCGCCATTACAAAATTGAAAAGATATGCAGGAAAATTATTCGACGTAACATTAATCGATAAAAACAACTATTCATTATTTACCCCAATGCTACCGGAAGTGGTAAGTGGCAATGTAACTCCGGATAATATCGTTTTCCCATTAAGGGAGATTACCAAAAAAAATAACTCAAACTTTATAAGAGATACTGTACTATATGTGGATAGGGAAAATAAATTGGTGAAATGTGAGAAAGGGGAATACCATTATGACTATCTCATTATTGCCACAGGGTCCACAACTAATTTTCGCGGTAATAAAACGGCAGAAGAGCATTGTTTTGAATATAAAAGTATAAGTGATGGTATTGCATTAAAATATTTTTTAATTGAACTTTTGGAAGCAGCAGTATCCACTCCAAAAGAGGAAAGACGTAGAATCCTATCTTTTTCCATAATTGGTGGTGGGATTACCGGTGTGGAGCTGGCATGTGAATTGGTGGATTTTATAAAACTGAAGATTAAAAAGGATTACTCATCAATAAGCTATGATGATTTTGAGGTTACAATCTTTGAATATGCAAAGAATATACTCCCTGCCATTGATGAGTCCCAATCGATAAAAGCTCAACAGTATGTTGAGGAGAAAGGGATAAAGATAATAAATAATGCTTCCGTTGACAGAGTATCGGATGGTGTGATTTATTATAACCAGAATGGAGAAGTTAAAGAGCATCTTACAAACATAATAGTATGGACTGCAGGTGTAAAAGCCCAGGATTTCCTAAAATCTGTTTCAAATGAAAGATTACCGGATGGAAGGATAAAGGTGAATAAAAATCTCACGCCAGTAGATGCACAAAACGATGGGATATTTGTAATAGGTGATAGCTCTGCTTATGAATATAAAGGTAAAGTACTACCCCCCGTTGCTCCCCTTGCCATGCAGCAGGCGACAATAGCTGTGAAGAATATTCTAAATCTGGAGAATGGTTTTCCTTTGCAGGATTTTAAATATATCCATTTCGGTTATCTCGTTTCACTTGGGAAAAATAACTCTGTAGTAAACCTATTTGGACTTAAATTCAGAGGTGCGTTTGCGTATATATTGTGGAAATTGGTTTATATTTATAAAATAGGGATGTTGAGAAAACAGTTGGGGGTGTTTTTCGATTGGGTTATGGTGACACTTTTCGGTAATGAAGCATCTCTTATAATGAATGTGGAGGGCTGCCCTGGGGGAGTATTGAAAAGTATAAATGGATATACCATAAAAGTGAATGTGGAGAATTGTAAGAGGTGTAGTCATTGTGTTATTGATGTGACAGGTAAAATTACTTGTGGAATAAAAAGATAG
- a CDS encoding HyaD/HybD family hydrogenase maturation endopeptidase, translating into MKVLVMGLGNLLMNDDAVGVLAVQELKKLYRDTDTLRIIDGGTLGLDLIHYLEWADKLIIVDGVNLNLPAGTVVRIEGEDINVVFESKLSPHQMGLKDILLAAELIDCRPSDIVLFGIQTKNIDMEMNLSEEVKNNLPKLLDHVSKEIESFLR; encoded by the coding sequence TTGAAAGTTTTGGTGATGGGTTTGGGGAATCTTTTGATGAATGATGATGCCGTTGGTGTTTTGGCGGTGCAGGAGTTGAAGAAATTATACAGAGATACCGATACATTAAGAATAATAGATGGTGGGACACTTGGACTTGATCTGATACACTACTTAGAATGGGCGGATAAGCTTATCATTGTGGATGGAGTAAATCTTAATTTACCAGCCGGAACAGTAGTCAGGATTGAGGGGGAAGATATCAATGTGGTGTTTGAATCAAAACTTTCACCTCATCAGATGGGGCTAAAAGATATCCTTCTGGCAGCGGAACTTATCGATTGCAGACCTTCGGATATAGTTTTATTTGGTATCCAAACCAAGAATATAGACATGGAAATGAATCTATCTGAAGAGGTGAAAAACAATCTACCAAAACTATTGGATCATGTTTCAAAAGAGATAGAATCTTTTTTGCGTTGA